One Mugil cephalus isolate CIBA_MC_2020 chromosome 10, CIBA_Mcephalus_1.1, whole genome shotgun sequence genomic window carries:
- the avpr1aa gene encoding arginine vasopressin receptor 1Aa — protein MHTPDNVPLLSRENRSLVFSPTHDLNMGTPGNGTADLNSSDPFARNEDVAQIEIMVLSITFVVAVIGNVSVLLAMYNTKKKMSRMHLFIKHLSLADLVVAFFQVLPQLCWEITFRFYGPDFLCRIVKHLQVMGMFASTYMMVMMTLDRYIAICHPLKTLQQPTKRSYTMIISTWMCSLVLSTPQYFIFSLSEIKNGSDVYDCWAHFIEPWGAKAYITWITVGIFLVPVVILMMCYGFICHSIWKNIKYKKRKTTAGAASKNGLIGKNSVSSITTISRAKLRTVKMTFVIVVAYIVCWAPFFIVQMWSVWDEKFQWADSENTAVTLSALLASLNSCCNPWIYMIFSGHLLQDFVHCFSFCHKVNTEFKKEDSDSSLRRTTLLTKMTNRSPTGSTGNWRELDNSPKSSIQAE, from the exons ATGCACACTCCGGACAATGTGCCGCTCCTGAGCAGAGAGAACCGGTCTCTGGTTTTCAGTCCCACTCATGACCTAAACATGGGGACGCCTGGAAACGGCACCGCCGACCTTAACAGCTCCGATCCGTTCGCGAGAAACGAGGACGTGGCCCAAATCGAGATAATGGTCCTGAGCATCACCTTCGTTGTGGCTGTGATTGGGAATGTGAGCGTCCTATTGGCGATGTACAACACCAAGAAGAAGATGTCGCGGATGCACCTTTTCATCAAACACCTCAGCCTGGCTGATCTGGTGGTCGCCTTCTTCCAGGTGCTGCCGCAGCTCTGCTGGGAGATCACCTTCCGCTTCTACGGGCCAGACTTTCTTTGCAGGATTGTGAAGCACCTCCAGGTGATGGGGATGTTCGCGTCCACCTacatgatggtgatgatgaccCTGGATCGCTACATTGCCATCTGTCACCCTCTAAAAACCCTCCAGCAGCCCACCAAGCGCTCATACACCATGATAATCTCCACGTGGATGTGCAGCCTGGTGCTCAGCACTCCTCAGTATTTCATCTTCTCCCTGAGCGAGATCAAGAACGGCTCGGACGTGTACGACTGCTGGGCGCACTTCATCGAGCCATGGGGCGCCAAGGCGTACATCACCTGGATAACCGTGGGCATCTTCCTCGTGCCCGTGGTCATTCTCATGATGTGCTACGGGTTCATCTGTCACAGtatatggaaaaatattaaatacaaaaaaaggaaaacgacGGCCGGTGCCGCGAGCAAGAACGGGCTGATTGGGAAGAATTCAGTCAGCAGCATCACAACAATATCCAGAGCCAAACTAAGGACAGTTAAAATGACTTTTGTGATAGTTGTGGCTTACATCGTCTGCTGGGCTCCGTTTTTCATTGTGCAGATGTGGTCCGTTTGGGATGAGAAGTTCCAGTGGGCTG aTTCTGAGAACACAGCGGTGACTCTGTCTGCGCTCCTTGCCAGTCTCAACAGCTGCTGTAACCCCTGGATCTACATGATCTTCAGCGGTCACCTCCTCCAGGATTTCGTGCACTGCTTCTCCTTCTGCCACAAAGTGAACACCGAGTTCAAGAAAGAGGACTCGGATAGCAGCCTCCGCAGAACGACATTGCTCACCAAGATGACCAACCGGAGCCCTACTGGCAGCACTGGCAACTGGAGGGAGCTGGACAATTCTCCCAAGTCCTCCATTCAGGCAGAATGA
- the LOC125014309 gene encoding uncharacterized protein LOC125014309 isoform X1 — MEEDSSNLDNQTSNSDKRKENSSAGTGDLNTTDIQIMESVIRLEAVESHSTVPLTPAAFVPPTLRGGECYHVFISYSSTDYQWTHFLIDQLESCDLQICYHERDFIPGRTVLENMSECIQESQKVLLVLSQEFVRSRWCLLEANMSMFRDCLERKPIIPVLLEPGVLVPLHLCHLTYLEAADTDFLNKLLKVLCTPNQQLQGSTVVPFQPPSIYNGKALQPLTAVNEEGLNKWDSGQFSDMEVPDQLRLIIEDQEKYREAVRMINSVSQNKMWLRPLWSRVLIYVIGVIFFLILVGFFTYMAFISTYFIYANLSLPDTSRIRVLVIVFITFYFVPIGLMIQITLWKRDDEKYIVREMQKAIGQANRILSEEKVLMGCMSNSKIYLVYVSLDGCKQEFTESFSDLVSAEEMFHRALLFFSSGYACCLAKKHFPFPQPNVGGHLEGGVCFCQYVSEQLRAKSWL, encoded by the exons ATGGAGGAAGACAGTAGCAACCTGGACAACCAAACTTCTAACTccgacaaaagaaaagaaaactcttcTGCGGGAACGGGCGATCTAAACACCACCGACATACAG ATAATGGAGTCAGTCATTAGACTTGAGGCTGTTGAGTCTCATTCCACTGTCCCATTGACTCCTGCTGCCTTTGTTCCTCCGACACTGAGAGGTGGTGAGTGTTACCATGTCTTTATTAGTTACAGCAGCACTGACTACCAATGGACTCACTTCCTCATTGACCAACTGGAGTCCTGCGACCTGCAGATCTGCTACCACGAGCGTGACTTCATTCCTGGTCGCACAGTTTTAGAGAACATGTCCGAGTGCATTCAGGAGAGCCAGAAGGTCTTGCTGGTTCTTAGTCAAGAGTTTGTGAGGAGCCGCTGGTGTCTCCTGGAGGCCAACATGTCCATGTTCAGAGACTGTCTGGAGAGGAAACCCATCATCCCAGTGCTGCTGGAGCCGGGAGTCTTGGTTCCTCTCCACCTCTGCCACCTCACCTATCTGGAGGCCGCTGATACCGACTTTCTGAATAAGCTGCTGAAGGTGCTGTGCACTCCCAACCAGCAGCTGCAGGGCTCCACTGTGGTGCCTTTCCAGCCTCCGTCTATCTACAATGGGAAGGCCCTGCAGCCACTGACTGCTGTCAATGAAGAGGGACTCAATAAATGGGATTCTGGTCAGTTCAGTGACATGGAGGTGCCGGACCAACTGCGTCTGATCATCGAGGACCAAGAGAAGTACAGAGAGGCTGTGAGGATGATCAACAGtgtttcacaaaataaaatgtggctGCGCCCTCTCTGGAGTCGAGTACTTATCTATGTCATTggtgtaatttttttcttaattttggtaggtttttttacatatatggCATTTATATCAACCTATTTCATATATGCAAACCTTTCCTTACCGGACACGAGCAGGATTCGAGTTCTGGTAATTGTCTTCATCACTTTCTACTTTGTTCCTATAGGGCTGATGATTCAGATCACTCTCTGGAAAAGGGACGATGAGAAGTACATTGTGAGGGAGATGCAGAAAGCTATAGGTCAGGCGAACAGAATCCTCTCAGAGGAGAAGGTGTTAATGGGCTGTATGTCCAATTCAAAGATATATCTGGTGTATGTATCCCTGGATGGTTGCAAACAGGAGTTTACAGAATCATTTTCTGATCTGGTTTCTGCTGAGGAAATGTTTCACAGGGCATTGCTTTTCTTCTCATCGGGTTATGCCTGCTGCCTTGCCAAAAAACACTTTCCCTTTCCCCAGCCCAACGTTGGGGGACACCTGGAGGGAggagtgtgtttctgtcagtATGTGTCTGAGCAGCTGAGAGCAAAGTCATGGTTATAG
- the LOC125014309 gene encoding uncharacterized protein LOC125014309 isoform X2, which produces MESVIRLEAVESHSTVPLTPAAFVPPTLRGGECYHVFISYSSTDYQWTHFLIDQLESCDLQICYHERDFIPGRTVLENMSECIQESQKVLLVLSQEFVRSRWCLLEANMSMFRDCLERKPIIPVLLEPGVLVPLHLCHLTYLEAADTDFLNKLLKVLCTPNQQLQGSTVVPFQPPSIYNGKALQPLTAVNEEGLNKWDSGQFSDMEVPDQLRLIIEDQEKYREAVRMINSVSQNKMWLRPLWSRVLIYVIGVIFFLILVGFFTYMAFISTYFIYANLSLPDTSRIRVLVIVFITFYFVPIGLMIQITLWKRDDEKYIVREMQKAIGQANRILSEEKVLMGCMSNSKIYLVYVSLDGCKQEFTESFSDLVSAEEMFHRALLFFSSGYACCLAKKHFPFPQPNVGGHLEGGVCFCQYVSEQLRAKSWL; this is translated from the coding sequence ATGGAGTCAGTCATTAGACTTGAGGCTGTTGAGTCTCATTCCACTGTCCCATTGACTCCTGCTGCCTTTGTTCCTCCGACACTGAGAGGTGGTGAGTGTTACCATGTCTTTATTAGTTACAGCAGCACTGACTACCAATGGACTCACTTCCTCATTGACCAACTGGAGTCCTGCGACCTGCAGATCTGCTACCACGAGCGTGACTTCATTCCTGGTCGCACAGTTTTAGAGAACATGTCCGAGTGCATTCAGGAGAGCCAGAAGGTCTTGCTGGTTCTTAGTCAAGAGTTTGTGAGGAGCCGCTGGTGTCTCCTGGAGGCCAACATGTCCATGTTCAGAGACTGTCTGGAGAGGAAACCCATCATCCCAGTGCTGCTGGAGCCGGGAGTCTTGGTTCCTCTCCACCTCTGCCACCTCACCTATCTGGAGGCCGCTGATACCGACTTTCTGAATAAGCTGCTGAAGGTGCTGTGCACTCCCAACCAGCAGCTGCAGGGCTCCACTGTGGTGCCTTTCCAGCCTCCGTCTATCTACAATGGGAAGGCCCTGCAGCCACTGACTGCTGTCAATGAAGAGGGACTCAATAAATGGGATTCTGGTCAGTTCAGTGACATGGAGGTGCCGGACCAACTGCGTCTGATCATCGAGGACCAAGAGAAGTACAGAGAGGCTGTGAGGATGATCAACAGtgtttcacaaaataaaatgtggctGCGCCCTCTCTGGAGTCGAGTACTTATCTATGTCATTggtgtaatttttttcttaattttggtaggtttttttacatatatggCATTTATATCAACCTATTTCATATATGCAAACCTTTCCTTACCGGACACGAGCAGGATTCGAGTTCTGGTAATTGTCTTCATCACTTTCTACTTTGTTCCTATAGGGCTGATGATTCAGATCACTCTCTGGAAAAGGGACGATGAGAAGTACATTGTGAGGGAGATGCAGAAAGCTATAGGTCAGGCGAACAGAATCCTCTCAGAGGAGAAGGTGTTAATGGGCTGTATGTCCAATTCAAAGATATATCTGGTGTATGTATCCCTGGATGGTTGCAAACAGGAGTTTACAGAATCATTTTCTGATCTGGTTTCTGCTGAGGAAATGTTTCACAGGGCATTGCTTTTCTTCTCATCGGGTTATGCCTGCTGCCTTGCCAAAAAACACTTTCCCTTTCCCCAGCCCAACGTTGGGGGACACCTGGAGGGAggagtgtgtttctgtcagtATGTGTCTGAGCAGCTGAGAGCAAAGTCATGGTTATAG